A single genomic interval of Maniola jurtina chromosome 23, ilManJurt1.1, whole genome shotgun sequence harbors:
- the LOC123877212 gene encoding uncharacterized protein LOC123877212 yields MKTMLFHEELDIKLIRAVKENPVLYDHNHAKYMDFNLREVAWQKIGDELKRSAADCKIRWINIRDVYRRILRKSLESGQRPKAYKYENEISFLRPHYKDVSIQLEEFESDDRSNQGNDDCGDEEAVDSDNFDEPERKPKINRSKSSAKKKRRKRLAEAVVDPMSTPTFSEPTIPTEFDSSDPVDAFLLSIGATLKTFSPYHLNVAKSKIFSVVQEHDLQQIVQKEQQNEGSSHDVKIAAPEAIYMQ; encoded by the exons ATGAAAACAATGCTTTTCCACGAGGAACTCGACATCAAACTAATCCGTGCAGTGAAAGAAAACCCAGTGCTATACGACCACAACCATGCCAAGTACATGGATTTCAATTTGAGGGAAGTTGCTTGGCAGAAGATTGGCGACGAGCTTAAGAGATCCG CTGCGGATTGTAAAATAAGATGGATAAACATCAGAGATGTGTATAGACGAATTCTAAGAAAAAGTTTGGAGTCAGGACAACGTCCGAAAGCTTACAAATACGAAAATGAAATCTCATTTTTGAGGCCTCACTACAAAGATGTGTCTATCCAGCTCGAAGAGTTTGAATCTGATGATAGGAGCAACCAGGGGAATGATGATTGTGGTGATGAAGAAGCAGTTGACAGTGATAATTTTGATGAGCCAGAACGGAAACCGAAGATTAATAG GTCTAAATCCAGTgcaaagaagaaaagaagaaagagATTAGCTGAAGCCGTTGTTGATCCAATGAGTACCCCGACATTTAGTGAACCAACAATCCCTACAGAATTTGACTCGTCCGATCCAGTGGACGCATTTTTACTTAGCATTGGCGCAACATTGAAAACGTTTTCACCATATCATCTAAACGTTGCGAAGAGTAAGATATTCTCGGTCGTCCAAGAACACGATTTACAGCAAATAGTTCAAAAAGAACAGCAGAATGAGGGATCGTCACATGATGTTAAAATTGCTGCGCCTGAAGCAATTTATATGCAATAA